The proteins below come from a single Bacteroidota bacterium genomic window:
- a CDS encoding glycosyltransferase family 4 protein translates to MNILQLCNKSPWPPKEGGPIAMHALTQGLTQLGHTVDVLAMSTPKYPVAADSVPDCVAGNFHLVKVNNSVTITGAFANLFSSRSYHVTRFVSKRFEIELVKLLQSRNYDIVQLETIFVAPYIDIIRKYSTARIVLRAHNIEHLIWERIAKSTVNPVTRKYIRYLSGKLSRYELSVFKNVDAIAAISPQDEAFIKSLNIAKPLTLVPFGVSADNYQIPSAEAEWPSLFHLGSMDWFPNQEGMRWFITQVWPLVQREYPEIKLYLAGRNMPKWLTRSSFPGVSVIGEVPDAAEFMASKGVMIVPLFSGSGVRIKIIEGMALAKPVISTTIGAEGINCSNGENIILADDPISFVREIRTLTQNREKATTLGLKARELILREHNADIASAKLATLYEMAMSV, encoded by the coding sequence ATGAACATACTTCAGCTTTGTAATAAATCACCGTGGCCACCCAAAGAAGGCGGTCCCATTGCCATGCATGCCCTCACCCAAGGCCTTACGCAATTGGGACATACAGTGGATGTGTTGGCAATGAGTACTCCTAAATATCCTGTGGCTGCCGATTCCGTTCCTGATTGCGTTGCCGGAAACTTTCACCTCGTCAAGGTCAATAACTCAGTTACCATAACCGGGGCCTTTGCCAACCTTTTCAGCAGTCGCTCCTATCATGTTACCCGATTTGTAAGCAAACGTTTTGAGATTGAACTGGTGAAGCTTTTGCAATCCCGCAATTACGACATTGTGCAGTTGGAAACAATTTTTGTTGCTCCGTACATTGATATTATCAGAAAGTATTCTACCGCCCGTATTGTGCTTCGTGCACATAATATTGAACACCTGATTTGGGAACGCATCGCAAAATCAACGGTTAATCCTGTTACCCGTAAGTACATTCGGTATTTGTCAGGAAAACTCAGCCGTTATGAGCTGTCTGTATTTAAAAATGTGGATGCCATTGCAGCCATTTCGCCTCAGGACGAAGCATTCATAAAGTCACTAAATATTGCGAAGCCATTGACTCTCGTGCCGTTTGGTGTTAGTGCCGACAATTATCAAATACCTTCTGCCGAAGCCGAATGGCCCAGCCTGTTTCATCTCGGCTCAATGGATTGGTTTCCGAATCAGGAAGGCATGCGTTGGTTTATTACTCAGGTGTGGCCTTTGGTACAGCGCGAATATCCTGAAATAAAACTCTATCTTGCCGGACGTAATATGCCCAAATGGCTTACCCGTAGTTCATTCCCGGGTGTTTCCGTTATCGGTGAAGTGCCCGATGCGGCTGAGTTTATGGCATCAAAAGGGGTAATGATTGTACCCCTGTTTTCAGGCAGTGGCGTTCGTATTAAAATAATTGAGGGGATGGCGCTTGCAAAACCTGTAATCTCTACTACAATTGGTGCAGAAGGCATCAACTGCAGCAACGGCGAGAATATTATTCTTGCCGATGACCCGATTAGTTTCGTTCGCGAAATAAGAACGCTTACGCAGAATCGTGAAAAAGCAACCACCTTGGGGCTGAAGGCACGCGAACTTATTTTGCGGGAACACAACGCCGATATTGCCTCGGCAAAACTGGCAACTCTTTACGAAATGGCAATGTCAGTCTGA
- a CDS encoding T9SS type A sorting domain-containing protein — protein MKNRFLFLLAILSMCVTLPAVTHAQINRLLPIAARLQWDNANGYCGEESIQMCGLYFGNYISQDVVRTVAGGELLIGVNDVAALNAFSFNCEEWDFDNQVTPQYQNYLVWVKEHLYNYSPVIITVFVQGMSDPDYDHIIPAIGFNAATSNSYSDADQLIFHDCYAATPYTRSFVSMWDTRSMNGNGATYEYCIPKNVDYGCAVTGIKDPQSKCKPVRLTLNRWDEPNVTLGEPAESMTATITIESLTAGQQYALLRYNNYTQVPATDFNPAGAGSVVYFTAADSTKTLSDNFMSNTAVFYRCVEYTYNGTEEQKITNDLNLSVYPNPVNRSSRLYFTLNEAQNVTMELFDVNGRLVENIINSEFEAGEHQIALNTDDLPEGVYYCRMISKDNCRVLRIMKN, from the coding sequence ATGAAAAATAGATTTTTATTTTTACTCGCAATCCTTTCGATGTGTGTAACGCTGCCTGCGGTTACACACGCGCAGATAAACCGTTTGCTGCCCATTGCTGCCCGTTTGCAATGGGATAATGCCAATGGATATTGTGGTGAGGAATCGATTCAGATGTGTGGATTATATTTCGGTAATTATATTTCGCAGGACGTGGTTCGGACCGTTGCTGGCGGCGAGCTGTTGATAGGTGTTAACGACGTTGCAGCTCTGAATGCCTTTTCATTCAACTGCGAAGAATGGGATTTTGATAATCAGGTAACACCACAATACCAAAATTATTTGGTGTGGGTTAAAGAACATCTGTATAACTATTCGCCTGTGATAATTACTGTATTTGTACAGGGCATGAGTGATCCGGATTATGATCACATCATTCCTGCAATCGGCTTTAATGCTGCAACTTCGAACTCATATAGCGACGCTGATCAGCTTATTTTTCATGATTGCTATGCCGCAACCCCTTACACACGTTCCTTTGTCTCGATGTGGGATACCCGCAGTATGAACGGCAACGGAGCCACTTACGAGTATTGCATTCCTAAAAATGTAGATTATGGTTGTGCCGTCACGGGCATTAAAGACCCACAAAGTAAATGCAAGCCGGTGCGTCTCACTCTTAACCGCTGGGACGAACCCAATGTAACACTGGGCGAACCCGCCGAATCCATGACTGCCACCATTACCATAGAATCACTTACCGCCGGACAGCAATACGCATTACTGAGGTACAATAACTACACCCAGGTTCCTGCCACTGATTTTAATCCAGCAGGTGCAGGCAGTGTCGTTTATTTTACGGCTGCGGACTCAACCAAAACACTCAGCGATAATTTTATGTCGAACACTGCTGTTTTCTACCGTTGTGTGGAATACACCTACAATGGAACAGAAGAACAAAAAATTACAAACGACCTGAATCTTTCTGTGTATCCGAACCCGGTCAATCGCAGCAGCAGATTATATTTTACCCTGAATGAAGCACAGAATGTGACAATGGAATTATTCGATGTGAATGGGCGCCTTGTGGAGAATATAATAAATTCGGAATTTGAAGCCGGGGAACATCAGATTGCCTTAAACACGGATGATCTGCCGGAAGGTGTTTATTATTGCAGAATGATATCGAAAGATAATTGCAGGGTGTTGAGGATAATGAAAAATTAA